Proteins encoded in a region of the Metamycoplasma alkalescens genome:
- the rpmG gene encoding 50S ribosomal protein L33: MKKQKKVSLSCQTCFHKNYSVNKSNDKRLEIKKFCKFCNLQTLHKEEK; the protein is encoded by the coding sequence ATGAAAAAACAAAAAAAAGTTTCACTATCTTGCCAAACTTGTTTTCATAAAAACTATTCAGTAAATAAAAGTAATGACAAACGTCTTGAAATTAAAAAGTTTTGTAAATTTTGTAACCTTCAAACATTGCATAAAGAGGAAAAATAA
- the tsaD gene encoding tRNA (adenosine(37)-N6)-threonylcarbamoyltransferase complex transferase subunit TsaD, whose protein sequence is MRIFAIESSHDDTSFAILDDNKPIWMKTITQSEIHKIYGGTIPEIASRMHVKNILILLEEFKKVKLNNELIFKNIDYIAYTKEPGLIGSLQVGYIVAQTMSRIYQKPILGLNHLEGHFYSAFINKELEFPVLCLLVSGGHSQIMLYKRYDEFEIVGETQDDAVGEVYDKIARKLNLGFPGGPIIDSIWKENKNLYKDHFSIPKTANEFNFSFSGIKTAVINHVNNLVNKNLEINVNKIANEFQNTIVLYLKNNLQKAIKKFQPKCLSLVGGVSANYAIRNMVLELHDNVYLPEMEYTTDNAMMIARLAYEKVKK, encoded by the coding sequence ATGAGAATTTTTGCAATTGAGTCTTCGCATGATGATACATCATTTGCGATTTTAGATGATAATAAACCAATTTGAATGAAAACAATAACACAAAGTGAAATTCATAAAATTTATGGTGGAACAATTCCTGAAATTGCTTCAAGAATGCATGTTAAAAATATCTTGATTTTGCTTGAAGAATTTAAAAAAGTTAAGCTTAATAATGAATTAATTTTTAAGAACATCGATTATATTGCATATACAAAAGAACCGGGTTTAATTGGTTCATTGCAAGTTGGATATATTGTTGCCCAAACAATGTCAAGAATTTATCAAAAACCAATTTTAGGTCTTAACCATTTAGAGGGTCATTTTTATTCAGCATTTATTAATAAAGAACTAGAATTTCCGGTCTTGTGTTTATTAGTTTCAGGAGGGCATTCACAAATTATGCTTTATAAAAGGTATGATGAATTTGAAATTGTCGGCGAAACACAAGATGATGCAGTCGGAGAGGTTTATGACAAAATTGCAAGAAAATTGAATTTAGGTTTCCCAGGCGGTCCAATTATTGATTCAATTTGAAAAGAAAATAAAAATTTATACAAAGACCATTTTTCAATTCCTAAAACAGCAAATGAATTCAATTTTTCTTTTAGTGGAATTAAAACTGCAGTCATTAATCATGTCAATAACTTGGTTAATAAAAATCTTGAAATTAACGTCAATAAAATTGCAAATGAATTTCAAAATACAATTGTTTTATATCTAAAAAATAATTTGCAAAAAGCAATTAAAAAATTTCAACCGAAATGTTTAAGTTTAGTTGGTGGCGTCAGTGCTAATTATGCAATTAGAAATATGGTCTTAGAATTGCATGATAATGTTTATTTACCAGAAATGGAATACACCACGGACAATGCAATGATGATTGCAAGATTAGCTTATGAAAAGGTAAAAAAATAA
- a CDS encoding tRNA (adenosine(37)-N6)-threonylcarbamoyltransferase complex ATPase subunit type 1 TsaE: MKKIFYFKQNQALDELVDYLVSFKNLEAILLDGELGAGKTTLTAAIAKKLGEKKTIISPTFNTMICYDKFVHIDAYKLKGNLFAYEEDFENKLVIIEWAKNIEHNFKYYFSINVTIQTINEDIYHVFEITKKTCSKSLFIETSLEDFFVCIIENNLVTNSILIKNLIKKTDSFFSVIDEILLKEKTKLADLDYIYTTKGPGSFTGSRLGFLFASTNYLLQKEISNNDLEILLAPTYELFFKQQKKSIIYIKANKYKAYEISKKNGSITINLSDRVHLANKFDYDDFIKNPDAYLSLFKKVNSVLDEELVYASDPQIGGL; this comes from the coding sequence ATGAAAAAAATTTTTTATTTTAAGCAAAATCAAGCACTTGATGAACTAGTTGATTATTTAGTTTCATTCAAAAATCTCGAAGCAATCTTATTGGATGGGGAATTAGGTGCTGGCAAAACAACATTAACAGCAGCAATTGCAAAAAAACTTGGTGAGAAAAAAACGATTATTTCACCAACTTTTAATACAATGATTTGTTATGATAAATTTGTCCACATTGATGCTTATAAATTAAAGGGTAATTTGTTTGCATATGAAGAAGATTTTGAAAATAAATTAGTGATCATTGAATGGGCTAAAAATATTGAGCATAATTTCAAATATTATTTTTCAATCAATGTAACAATCCAAACAATCAATGAAGATATTTATCATGTTTTTGAAATCACAAAAAAAACATGTTCAAAAAGTTTATTTATTGAGACTTCTTTGGAAGACTTCTTTGTTTGCATCATTGAAAATAATTTGGTAACTAATAGCATCTTAATTAAAAACTTAATAAAAAAAACAGATTCATTTTTTAGCGTAATTGATGAAATATTATTAAAAGAAAAAACTAAGTTAGCAGATCTTGATTATATTTATACAACAAAAGGTCCCGGAAGTTTTACAGGTTCAAGATTAGGTTTTTTGTTTGCTAGCACAAACTATTTATTACAAAAAGAAATTTCAAATAATGATCTTGAGATTTTGCTTGCACCAACTTATGAATTATTTTTTAAGCAACAAAAAAAATCAATAATTTATATTAAAGCAAATAAATATAAGGCATATGAAATATCTAAAAAAAATGGATCAATTACAATAAACCTAAGTGATCGAGTACATTTAGCTAACAAATTTGATTATGATGATTTTATTAAAAATCCAGATGCCTATTTGTCTTTATTTAAAAAAGTAAATTCAGTTTTAGATGAAGAATTAGTTTATGCATCAGATCCACAAATTGGAGGATTATAA
- the thiI gene encoding tRNA uracil 4-sulfurtransferase ThiI, with product MNNVIEEKEILIRYGELTLKGNNKRDFIKQLKNNLEIYIEKNELKIEYDRAFCKYSQKNLEALKYIFGISSYSIVYKTSTNLLDIEKIVEKLAKENNFDSFAIKARRHNKNYPMTSSELNIHFGNFISRNFFNKKVDLMNPDLLIYIEIRDKFSYVFTNYIEGLGGMPVFSSGRVLHLISGGIDSPVAANLLQKRGLKIAFLNFITPPHTDEKTTKKIDEIIALLTKYQGSATLFQVNYTKIMNYIGLVSNQKYKICLMRRSFYRIAEKIANKYGIKAISNGENLAQVASQTLESIYTISEVCNLPIFRPLLSFDKNETIKIAEKIGTMEISIQKACETCELFAPDFPVTKPNREDAKKLENELIYLDKLENEIIDEIEIKKFLLANKKCNVLSTIE from the coding sequence ATGAATAATGTTATTGAAGAAAAAGAAATTTTAATTCGTTATGGTGAATTAACTTTAAAAGGAAATAATAAAAGAGATTTCATTAAGCAATTAAAAAATAATTTAGAAATCTACATTGAAAAAAATGAATTAAAAATTGAATATGATCGAGCTTTTTGTAAATACTCACAAAAAAATCTTGAAGCACTAAAATACATTTTTGGAATTTCTTCATATTCAATTGTTTATAAAACATCAACTAACCTTTTGGATATTGAAAAAATAGTTGAAAAACTTGCTAAGGAAAATAATTTTGATTCATTTGCAATCAAAGCAAGAAGACACAATAAAAATTATCCAATGACATCATCAGAATTAAATATTCATTTTGGTAATTTTATATCAAGAAATTTTTTCAATAAAAAAGTTGATTTAATGAACCCTGATTTATTGATTTATATTGAAATTAGAGATAAATTTAGTTATGTTTTTACAAATTATATTGAAGGATTGGGAGGAATGCCTGTTTTTTCTTCGGGAAGAGTACTTCATTTAATCAGCGGTGGAATTGATTCGCCTGTTGCTGCCAATTTATTGCAAAAAAGAGGACTTAAGATTGCTTTTTTAAACTTTATAACTCCACCCCATACTGATGAAAAAACAACAAAAAAGATTGATGAAATTATTGCTTTATTGACAAAATATCAAGGTTCAGCAACACTTTTTCAAGTTAACTATACAAAAATTATGAATTACATTGGTTTAGTTTCAAACCAAAAATATAAAATTTGTTTAATGCGAAGAAGCTTTTATCGAATTGCTGAAAAGATTGCAAATAAATATGGAATCAAGGCAATTTCAAATGGTGAAAATCTTGCGCAAGTTGCCTCACAAACATTGGAATCAATTTATACAATTTCAGAAGTTTGCAATCTTCCTATCTTTCGCCCTCTTTTATCATTTGACAAAAATGAAACAATAAAAATTGCTGAAAAAATTGGAACAATGGAAATTTCGATTCAAAAAGCATGTGAAACATGTGAATTATTTGCTCCGGATTTTCCAGTCACAAAACCAAATCGTGAAGATGCAAAAAAATTAGAAAATGAATTAATTTACCTTGATAAACTTGAAAATGAAATTATTGATGAAATTGAAATAAAAAAATTTTTGTTAGCAAATAAAAAATGTAATGTATTAAGTACTATCGAGTAA
- a CDS encoding AAA family ATPase: MNKQINNFKDKIELVEEQKRLIDFALDGKNVLVDACIGSGKTTTIQILCEKLPIDKKILYLTYSKLLKFDAKAKIKIKNAFVTSYHGFAFYMLKRNGINSNQSDAIEMFLKNDIDPGFYDVLLIDEYQDIDSEISNLLEKIKAKNPNIQIIGVGDMDQKIFDKTTLDAKKFINTFLGKYEFICFNKSFRISNVLADFLGRAWKKKIQGLNPECKIEYMELDEISNFLATKQTKDILCLGSRSGHMNSILNFLEENYSEKFNKNTVYASIKDKDGWVSPKEDSAIFTTYDSAKGLERSICVVFDFYEGYWLERLNKPNVKHQIIKNIFLVAASRGKKHIIFVKDQDTRLLREEDFLEETQNSYQSKLYLISEMFDHKYKEDIMDAYECLEIKKINVEDTSIIDIKNNDGLIDLSPCIGIYQESSYFNQYSIDKALEQIIYFNKKYKKIYEEILNNDANNELQKILLYVGIETKQDRYFKQVSLPFITNEQTIQIHNRLGARLNKDEKVQELCRIEFYDKINNFSMQAIGLTDVIKNNIVYELKFVNELQYVHYLQLASYMLGLNLKKGILWNVKRNQLFEIRIKNKEDFKKKIALAITKHRFEEKE, translated from the coding sequence ATGAACAAACAAATAAATAATTTTAAAGATAAAATTGAGCTAGTTGAAGAACAAAAAAGACTTATAGATTTTGCTTTGGATGGGAAAAATGTTTTAGTTGATGCATGTATTGGAAGTGGAAAAACAACAACAATTCAAATTCTTTGTGAGAAACTTCCAATTGATAAAAAAATTTTATATCTTACATATAGTAAGCTACTAAAATTTGATGCAAAAGCAAAAATTAAAATTAAAAATGCATTTGTTACTTCATACCACGGATTTGCTTTTTATATGTTAAAAAGAAATGGAATTAATTCAAACCAAAGTGATGCGATTGAGATGTTTTTAAAAAATGATATTGATCCTGGGTTTTATGATGTTTTGTTAATTGATGAATATCAAGATATTGATTCTGAAATATCAAATTTGCTAGAAAAAATTAAAGCAAAAAATCCAAATATTCAAATTATTGGCGTTGGAGATATGGATCAAAAAATTTTTGATAAAACAACATTGGACGCAAAGAAATTTATTAATACTTTTCTTGGTAAATATGAATTTATTTGTTTTAATAAATCATTTCGAATTTCAAATGTTTTAGCAGATTTTTTAGGAAGAGCATGAAAAAAGAAAATACAAGGACTTAATCCAGAATGCAAAATTGAATATATGGAATTAGATGAGATTTCTAATTTTTTAGCAACGAAACAAACAAAAGATATTTTATGTTTAGGATCAAGATCAGGTCATATGAATTCAATTTTAAATTTTCTTGAAGAAAACTATTCGGAAAAATTTAATAAAAATACAGTTTATGCAAGCATCAAGGATAAAGATGGATGAGTATCACCAAAAGAAGATTCTGCTATTTTTACAACATATGATAGTGCAAAAGGATTAGAGCGTTCAATTTGTGTTGTATTTGATTTCTATGAAGGATATTGATTAGAAAGATTAAATAAACCAAATGTCAAACATCAAATTATTAAAAACATTTTTTTAGTTGCTGCAAGTCGCGGAAAAAAACATATTATTTTTGTCAAAGACCAAGATACAAGACTTCTTAGAGAAGAAGACTTTTTAGAAGAAACACAAAATTCATATCAATCCAAGTTATATTTAATTTCAGAAATGTTTGATCACAAATATAAAGAAGACATCATGGATGCATATGAATGTTTAGAAATAAAAAAAATTAATGTCGAAGATACTTCAATAATTGATATTAAAAATAATGATGGTTTAATTGATTTATCACCTTGTATTGGAATTTATCAAGAATCGTCATATTTCAATCAATATAGTATTGACAAAGCTCTTGAACAAATTATTTATTTCAATAAAAAATATAAAAAAATTTATGAAGAAATACTAAATAATGATGCGAATAATGAACTCCAAAAAATTCTTTTATATGTTGGTATTGAGACAAAACAAGATCGTTATTTTAAACAAGTTAGTTTACCATTTATTACAAATGAACAAACAATTCAAATTCACAATCGGTTAGGTGCAAGGTTAAATAAAGATGAAAAAGTTCAAGAGTTGTGTAGGATTGAATTTTATGATAAGATAAATAACTTTTCAATGCAAGCAATTGGTTTAACTGATGTGATAAAAAATAATATTGTTTATGAATTAAAGTTTGTAAATGAATTGCAATATGTGCATTATTTACAACTAGCTTCATATATGCTAGGCTTAAATTTAAAAAAAGGTATTTTATGAAATGTTAAAAGAAACCAATTATTTGAAATAAGAATTAAAAATAAAGAAGATTTTAAGAAAAAAATTGCTCTTGCAATCACAAAACATCGATTTGAAGAAAAGGAATAA
- the secE gene encoding preprotein translocase subunit SecE, with protein MDEIKKQKKEEIKLEKKRNKQIKENIKQQKKEAAKETKLYTFRNWVREIKRVVWPKNAKVWKWFGITIAFLIVMAVFCFLVTLGFTSLWNVIGIKV; from the coding sequence ATGGATGAAATTAAAAAGCAAAAAAAAGAAGAAATCAAATTAGAAAAAAAAAGAAATAAGCAAATTAAAGAAAATATCAAACAGCAAAAAAAAGAGGCCGCAAAAGAAACAAAACTTTATACATTTCGAAATTGAGTAAGAGAAATAAAACGTGTTGTTTGACCTAAAAATGCAAAAGTTTGAAAATGATTTGGAATTACAATTGCATTTTTAATTGTGATGGCAGTCTTTTGTTTTTTAGTTACTTTAGGATTTACAAGTTTATGAAATGTAATTGGAATTAAGGTCTAA
- the nusG gene encoding transcription termination/antitermination protein NusG, giving the protein MNTDYKWYMISTVSGKEDNVIEALKNKISSQGMSDFFKDIRIFKMPHLSSKELEKKTRGEEFTVKYINIYKGYIFINMIMTDESWYLVRNTQYVTGLIGSSGKGAKPTPISKRTFEKMIEKEKVLIEKFEAGDIETAFKEGTIVKIKSGIYKDEVGEIIKNNDKEEKAFVNIEQFGRKVPTEFSYNDLEICG; this is encoded by the coding sequence ATGAATACAGATTACAAATGGTATATGATTTCAACAGTTTCAGGTAAAGAGGATAATGTTATTGAAGCTTTAAAAAATAAAATTTCATCACAAGGAATGTCTGATTTTTTTAAAGATATTCGAATCTTTAAAATGCCACATCTTTCAAGTAAAGAACTTGAGAAAAAAACAAGAGGTGAAGAATTTACAGTCAAATATATCAATATTTACAAAGGATATATTTTTATCAATATGATTATGACAGATGAATCTTGATATTTAGTTCGGAACACCCAATATGTAACAGGATTAATCGGATCTTCTGGTAAAGGAGCAAAACCAACACCAATTAGTAAAAGAACTTTTGAAAAAATGATTGAAAAAGAAAAAGTTCTAATTGAAAAATTTGAAGCCGGTGATATTGAAACAGCTTTTAAAGAAGGAACAATTGTCAAAATAAAAAGCGGTATTTACAAAGATGAAGTTGGTGAAATTATAAAAAATAATGATAAAGAAGAAAAAGCTTTTGTGAATATTGAACAATTTGGAAGAAAAGTTCCAACTGAATTCTCATATAATGATTTAGAAATATGCGGTTAG
- a CDS encoding DNA topoisomerase (ATP-hydrolyzing): MEKKNKKEFDEIIENIIEKNMIEIMSSSFSRFSKYVIQQRAIPDARDGLKPVQRRILYSMWNLKLRNKDPFKKSARIVGDVLGKYHPHGDSSVYEAMVRMAQEWKSNYPLVQMHGNKGSIDDDPAAAMRYTESRLEKITEFMLKDLERKVVTMVPNFDDSEYEPTILPTLFPNLLVNGAVGIASGFATQIPPHNLAELLDATIAMIKNPNITIKGLMHYVKGPDFPTGGVIYGTNGIEEAFKTGKGKIALCSKYKFIENKKNKITGIEILEIPFGVIKSKLVFEIDSIISSKAISGIKEIKDQSDRNGLSIYIELEEDSNAEAIITYLMNKTKLKINYDYNMLAIYKNAPCLLSLDKALFAFLEHLKLINTKGINFDLQKYKLRHEIVLGFIRVAEISDQVIKLIKESDNSKKGVILALMQKFNFSEIQATAIAELRLYKLSRMDQIEFQQEKNELEKLIAQCQNLLDNEEAFNNFLISQLTEIKNQFKKPRQTKINQEVISTEIDYKLLTKNEDFYFFVSQEGYIKKISNKIFLANELSSYKLKEDDAIKYYDKINSLSKLLFITNKGNFFVLEAHIFKDNSWKELGVHISSLVNLDFNEKIIRVMEIISFNTYLNLILITKFGYAKKVKISTFESKIFAKKRSCMNFKNEDDELVDAKISNDEKDLFILLNNGLYFLISEDVFSSDLALKAQGIKLLPKLDKTHVAAFCTCSKFNQVTMLTEDGLLKQWDIGEIAYTNRTNRGTFLFNLLKNYNCSPKSLEIKTKQLEFLFTNKSNEVIQFDLNELDKDHSKNEKLINKNLEFNNSGYLIQPLKITELIEPNEQKKKEIEKYYLQKINAKEYSQFSVNEILFQKYYLKKNMKNSFLETNKNEQLQLFDFDNNFEEKTQSYDPKEAQLNLDEKIAEMDKIDLDFLERKVKEITKK; this comes from the coding sequence ATGGAGAAAAAAAATAAGAAAGAATTTGATGAAATAATTGAAAATATTATTGAAAAAAACATGATTGAAATCATGAGCAGTAGTTTTTCACGTTTTTCAAAATATGTTATCCAACAAAGAGCAATTCCTGATGCAAGGGATGGTTTAAAACCTGTCCAAAGAAGAATTCTTTATTCAATGTGAAATTTAAAATTAAGAAATAAAGACCCATTTAAAAAATCAGCCCGGATTGTCGGGGATGTTTTAGGTAAATATCATCCACATGGCGATAGCTCTGTTTATGAAGCAATGGTAAGAATGGCACAGGAGTGAAAAAGTAATTATCCACTTGTGCAAATGCATGGAAACAAAGGTTCAATTGATGATGACCCAGCTGCTGCAATGCGTTATACTGAATCAAGATTAGAAAAAATTACCGAATTCATGTTAAAAGATTTGGAAAGAAAAGTTGTTACTATGGTCCCTAATTTTGATGATTCAGAGTATGAACCAACAATTTTACCAACACTTTTTCCAAACTTATTAGTTAATGGAGCCGTTGGAATTGCATCCGGATTTGCTACCCAAATTCCACCGCATAATTTAGCTGAATTACTTGATGCAACAATTGCAATGATTAAAAATCCAAATATTACTATTAAGGGGTTAATGCATTATGTCAAGGGCCCTGATTTTCCAACTGGTGGGGTTATTTATGGAACAAATGGCATTGAAGAAGCTTTTAAGACTGGTAAGGGGAAAATAGCTTTATGCTCAAAATATAAATTTATTGAAAATAAAAAAAATAAAATCACTGGCATTGAAATTTTAGAAATTCCTTTTGGAGTAATAAAATCAAAACTTGTTTTTGAAATTGACTCAATTATTTCTTCAAAAGCAATTTCAGGAATTAAAGAAATTAAGGATCAATCTGATCGAAATGGTCTTTCAATCTATATTGAACTTGAAGAAGATTCCAATGCGGAAGCAATCATTACATATTTAATGAATAAAACAAAACTAAAAATAAATTATGATTACAATATGTTAGCAATTTATAAAAATGCGCCATGCTTACTTTCACTTGACAAAGCATTATTTGCTTTTTTAGAACATCTGAAATTAATTAATACAAAAGGGATTAATTTTGATTTGCAAAAATATAAATTGCGTCATGAAATTGTGCTTGGATTTATTAGGGTTGCTGAAATTTCTGATCAAGTAATTAAATTAATTAAAGAAAGTGATAATTCCAAAAAAGGTGTTATTTTAGCTTTAATGCAAAAATTCAATTTTTCTGAAATTCAAGCCACAGCAATTGCCGAACTAAGATTATACAAATTATCAAGAATGGATCAAATTGAATTTCAACAAGAAAAAAATGAACTTGAAAAATTAATTGCACAATGTCAAAATCTTTTAGATAATGAAGAAGCATTTAATAATTTTTTAATTTCACAATTAACTGAAATTAAAAATCAATTTAAAAAACCACGTCAAACCAAGATTAATCAAGAAGTAATTAGCACAGAAATTGATTATAAATTACTAACTAAAAATGAAGATTTTTATTTTTTTGTTTCACAAGAAGGTTACATTAAAAAAATTAGTAATAAAATCTTTTTAGCAAATGAACTAAGTTCATATAAACTAAAAGAAGATGATGCAATCAAATATTATGACAAAATAAATTCATTATCAAAATTATTATTTATTACAAATAAAGGAAACTTTTTTGTTTTAGAAGCACATATTTTTAAAGATAATTCATGAAAAGAATTAGGAGTTCATATTTCTTCGCTTGTTAATCTTGATTTCAATGAAAAAATCATTCGTGTCATGGAAATAATTTCTTTTAATACATATCTTAATTTAATTTTAATTACAAAATTTGGTTATGCAAAAAAAGTTAAAATTTCGACTTTTGAATCAAAAATTTTTGCAAAAAAAAGAAGTTGCATGAATTTTAAAAATGAAGATGATGAACTAGTTGATGCAAAAATTAGTAATGATGAAAAAGATCTTTTTATTTTGCTAAATAACGGTCTTTATTTTTTAATTTCGGAAGATGTTTTTTCATCTGATTTAGCGCTTAAAGCCCAAGGAATCAAGTTACTTCCGAAATTAGATAAAACCCATGTTGCAGCTTTTTGTACATGTTCAAAATTCAATCAAGTAACAATGCTTACTGAAGATGGATTGCTAAAGCAATGAGATATTGGCGAAATTGCTTATACCAATCGTACTAATCGTGGGACTTTTTTATTTAATTTGTTAAAAAATTATAATTGTAGTCCAAAATCACTTGAGATAAAAACAAAGCAATTGGAATTTCTATTCACAAATAAAAGCAATGAAGTTATTCAATTTGATTTAAATGAACTTGATAAAGATCATTCTAAAAATGAAAAATTAATTAATAAAAATTTAGAGTTTAATAATTCTGGTTATTTAATTCAACCACTTAAAATTACTGAATTAATTGAACCTAATGAGCAAAAAAAGAAAGAAATTGAAAAATATTATTTGCAAAAAATCAATGCCAAAGAATATTCGCAATTTAGTGTGAATGAAATTCTTTTTCAAAAATATTATCTTAAAAAAAATATGAAGAATTCTTTCTTAGAAACGAATAAAAATGAACAGTTACAATTATTTGATTTTGATAATAATTTTGAAGAAAAAACTCAATCATACGATCCTAAAGAAGCACAATTAAATCTGGATGAAAAAATTGCTGAAATGGATAAAATTGATCTTGATTTCTTAGAAAGAAAAGTAAAAGAAATCACAAAAAAATAG
- a CDS encoding DNA gyrase/topoisomerase IV subunit B produces MSMTNYEAQDLKVLKGLDAVIKRPGMYIGSTDSNGLHHLIWEIFDNAIDEALAGFASNIKVILKKDNSIIVEDNGRGIPVTKHESGKTGVELVFTELHAGGKFGKGAYKTSGGLHGVGSSVVNALSTKLEVSVFRDKKEYFTAFEQEKITTKTTAIASSSKRGTKVQFWPNFNIFKKAKFSSEIIKEKLREASFLISNLKITYINEITNENLVFQTNEGIKEYINFVGEGKKFISNIFYTSGVAKNNIEIEISLAYTDSYNETIYSFVNNVKTKDGGTHETAFKTALTKTINEWYAKNNPSKNKISFEGYDVREGIIAVVSLKIPENILEFVGQTKDKLGSPEAREAVEEFFSEKFSFYLNENKQEANEILKKIKIAYESKIAARNARNEARKIKNKLDTKKILSGKLTPAQSKNSAEKELFLVEGDSAGGSAKMGRDRRTQAILPLRGVVMNTDKAKLVDILANEELATIINTIGAGVGEDFDLKNSQYGKIIIMTDADVDGAHIQMLLLTFFWRYMKKLIEEGMIYIALPPLYKITIKSSNNKSFYAWDEDELREITSQYTNYEIQRYKGLGEMNADQLWDTTMNPETRSIIKVNIDNQGLTERNVTTFMSDNSEARKIWINENIDFSSIDDFIINEK; encoded by the coding sequence ATGAGTATGACAAATTATGAAGCACAAGATCTAAAAGTTTTAAAGGGATTAGATGCTGTTATTAAAAGACCAGGAATGTATATTGGATCAACAGATTCAAATGGTTTGCATCATTTAATTTGAGAAATTTTTGATAATGCAATTGATGAAGCTTTAGCTGGATTTGCAAGCAATATTAAAGTAATCTTAAAAAAAGATAATTCAATTATTGTTGAAGACAATGGCAGAGGAATCCCTGTGACAAAACATGAATCAGGAAAAACTGGGGTTGAATTAGTTTTTACTGAATTACATGCAGGTGGAAAATTTGGCAAAGGGGCATACAAAACTAGTGGAGGGTTGCATGGAGTTGGTTCCTCGGTTGTAAATGCCTTAAGCACAAAGTTGGAAGTTAGTGTTTTTCGGGACAAAAAAGAATATTTTACTGCTTTTGAGCAAGAAAAAATTACAACTAAAACAACAGCAATTGCTAGCAGTTCAAAAAGAGGAACAAAAGTTCAATTTTGACCTAATTTTAATATTTTTAAAAAAGCAAAATTTTCATCAGAAATAATCAAAGAAAAACTTAGAGAAGCCAGTTTTTTAATTTCCAATTTAAAAATAACATACATCAATGAAATCACAAACGAAAACCTTGTTTTTCAAACTAATGAAGGAATTAAAGAATATATTAATTTTGTTGGTGAAGGGAAAAAATTTATTAGCAATATTTTTTATACTTCAGGGGTTGCAAAAAATAATATTGAAATTGAAATTTCTTTAGCTTATACTGATAGTTATAATGAAACAATTTATTCTTTTGTTAATAATGTCAAAACAAAAGATGGTGGAACACATGAAACAGCATTTAAAACTGCATTGACAAAAACAATTAATGAATGATATGCTAAAAATAATCCTTCAAAAAATAAAATTAGTTTTGAAGGTTATGATGTCAGAGAAGGAATCATTGCTGTTGTTTCTTTAAAAATTCCAGAAAATATTTTGGAATTCGTTGGACAAACCAAAGATAAATTAGGCTCACCTGAAGCAAGAGAAGCTGTTGAAGAATTTTTTTCTGAAAAATTTAGTTTTTATTTGAATGAAAATAAACAAGAAGCAAATGAAATTCTTAAAAAAATTAAAATTGCTTATGAAAGTAAAATTGCAGCAAGAAATGCAAGAAATGAAGCAAGAAAAATCAAAAATAAATTAGATACGAAAAAAATCCTTTCAGGAAAACTAACTCCAGCACAATCAAAAAATTCAGCTGAAAAAGAATTGTTTTTAGTTGAGGGAGATTCGGCTGGGGGTTCAGCAAAAATGGGTCGTGATCGTCGTACACAAGCAATTTTGCCACTTCGGGGTGTGGTTATGAACACTGATAAAGCAAAATTAGTTGATATTTTAGCTAATGAAGAATTAGCAACAATAATTAATACTATTGGTGCTGGTGTTGGTGAAGATTTTGATTTAAAAAATTCACAATATGGAAAAATTATCATCATGACTGATGCCGATGTTGATGGTGCACATATTCAGATGTTACTTTTAACTTTTTTTTGAAGATATATGAAAAAACTTATTGAAGAAGGGATGATTTATATTGCTTTGCCACCATTGTACAAAATAACAATTAAAAGTAGTAATAATAAAAGCTTCTATGCTTGGGATGAGGATGAATTAAGAGAAATTACTTCGCAATATACAAATTATGAAATTCAGCGTTATAAAGGTCTTGGAGAAATGAATGCTGATCAATTATGAGATACAACAATGAACCCAGAAACGCGTTCAATCATCAAAGTAAATATTGATAACCAAGGATTAACGGAACGAAACGTTACTACTTTTATGAGTGATAACTCAGAAGCTCGGAAAATTTGAATTAATGAAAATATTGATTTCTCAAGTATTGATGATTTTATAATTAATGAAAAATAA